From one Microbacterium sp. 10M-3C3 genomic stretch:
- a CDS encoding pyridoxamine 5'-phosphate oxidase family protein, whose amino-acid sequence MSVRRPSPTRTVQVQAPVIDHATDPVHGPALADAPEPLARDWLPAEGEERMLMTLATVGRDGFPSTRTVMLSDFDGGRFHFHTDTRSRKVADLRADPRVALTLLWPAFTRQLVVQGTALPVTPDEAADAYARRSAYLRQLAWVNDTTMARRPLRAREERWTQFAVEHPEPEPPDTWVGYAVRPHRYVFWVSHPAAPSRRLEFVRAPGGWRRSVLPG is encoded by the coding sequence ATGAGCGTGCGTCGGCCGTCGCCCACGCGCACCGTCCAGGTGCAGGCGCCCGTCATCGATCATGCGACCGATCCCGTGCACGGCCCCGCACTCGCCGACGCGCCCGAGCCGCTCGCGCGCGACTGGCTGCCGGCGGAGGGGGAGGAGCGCATGCTCATGACCCTCGCCACCGTCGGGCGCGACGGCTTCCCGAGCACACGCACCGTGATGCTGTCGGACTTCGACGGCGGCCGGTTCCACTTCCATACCGACACGCGCAGTCGCAAGGTCGCCGACCTGCGGGCCGACCCGCGCGTCGCGCTGACGCTCCTGTGGCCGGCGTTCACCCGGCAGCTCGTCGTGCAGGGCACGGCGCTGCCGGTGACTCCCGACGAGGCGGCCGACGCCTATGCGCGCCGCTCGGCGTACCTCCGCCAGCTCGCGTGGGTGAACGACACCACGATGGCGCGGCGGCCGCTGCGCGCGAGGGAGGAGCGGTGGACCCAGTTCGCGGTGGAGCATCCGGAGCCCGAGCCGCCCGACACGTGGGTGGGGTATGCGGTCCGCCCGCACCGCTACGTCTTCTGGGTGTCGCATCCGGCCGCGCCCAGCCGCCGGCTCGAGTTCGTGCGCGCGCCCGGCGGGTGGCGCCGCAGCGTCCTGCCGGGCTGA
- a CDS encoding HpcH/HpaI aldolase/citrate lyase family protein, which yields MPLRLTPTFRERLAAASRPLAGLWVCSGSPLVAEIVAGSGTDWVLIDMEHSPNGLESVLAQLQAVAGTSATPMVRVPIGDTVTLKQVLDVGAQNVLVPMVDSAAQARELVAAVRYPPRGVRGVGSALARSGRWNRVDDYLATADEHVSLFVQVETAAAVEAAGEIAAVDGVDGVFVGPSDLAASMGLLGQQTHPDVVAAVRRAFDAVRAAGTPVGVNAFDPDAAQAYLDAGASFVLVGADVTLLARGSEVLAARWSPA from the coding sequence ATGCCGCTTCGTCTGACCCCCACCTTCCGCGAGCGCCTCGCCGCCGCATCCCGCCCGCTCGCGGGCCTGTGGGTGTGCTCGGGCAGCCCCCTCGTCGCGGAGATCGTGGCCGGCTCCGGCACCGACTGGGTGCTCATCGACATGGAGCACTCGCCGAACGGCCTCGAGTCGGTGCTCGCCCAGCTGCAGGCGGTGGCGGGCACCTCCGCGACGCCCATGGTGCGCGTGCCGATCGGCGACACCGTGACGCTCAAACAGGTGCTCGACGTCGGCGCGCAGAACGTGCTCGTGCCGATGGTCGACTCGGCCGCGCAGGCGCGGGAGCTCGTCGCGGCGGTGCGCTACCCGCCGCGCGGCGTGCGCGGCGTCGGCTCGGCGCTCGCGCGCTCGGGCCGATGGAACCGCGTCGACGACTACCTCGCCACCGCCGACGAGCATGTGTCGCTCTTCGTGCAGGTCGAGACCGCCGCCGCGGTCGAGGCGGCCGGCGAGATCGCCGCGGTCGACGGCGTCGACGGCGTCTTCGTCGGCCCGAGCGACCTCGCCGCCTCGATGGGCCTGCTCGGGCAGCAGACGCACCCGGACGTCGTCGCGGCCGTCCGGCGGGCGTTCGACGCCGTGCGGGCCGCGGGCACGCCGGTCGGCGTCAACGCGTTCGACCCCGACGCGGCGCAGGCCTACCTCGACGCGGGGGCGTCGTTCGTGCTCGTCGGCGCCGATGTGACCCTCCTCGCGCGCGGCTCCGAAGTGCTCGCCGCCCGCTGGTCCCCCGCCTGA
- a CDS encoding fumarylacetoacetate hydrolase family protein, translated as MLPPEVIAGIADELAEADRTKGIIPRITARHPDATVEDSYAIQGVWRDKSIAAGRRLVGRKIGLTSKAMQQATGITEPDYGVMFDDTVYRSGDDIDASQFSNVRIEVELAFVLKEPLTGPGCTLEDALAAIDYAVPALEVLNSHIELEGRTIVDTISDNAAYGAMILGDVHKRPDEIDLRWVPGVLSRNGEIEETGVAAGVLGHPATGVAWLANKVAQHGARLEAGEIILAGSFTRPMWVHAGDEVRCDYGPMGVITCRFV; from the coding sequence ATGCTGCCACCCGAGGTCATCGCCGGGATCGCCGACGAGCTCGCCGAGGCCGATCGCACGAAGGGGATCATCCCGCGCATCACCGCACGCCACCCGGATGCGACGGTCGAGGACTCGTACGCGATCCAGGGCGTCTGGCGCGACAAGAGCATCGCCGCGGGGCGCCGGCTCGTCGGGCGGAAGATCGGGCTCACGTCCAAGGCGATGCAGCAGGCCACCGGCATCACCGAGCCCGACTACGGCGTCATGTTCGATGACACCGTGTACCGCTCGGGCGACGACATCGACGCGTCGCAGTTCTCGAACGTGCGCATCGAGGTCGAGCTCGCCTTCGTGCTGAAGGAGCCCCTCACCGGCCCCGGCTGCACGCTCGAGGACGCCCTCGCCGCGATCGACTACGCCGTGCCGGCGCTCGAGGTGCTCAACTCGCACATCGAGCTGGAGGGCCGCACGATCGTCGACACGATCAGCGACAACGCCGCCTACGGCGCGATGATCCTCGGCGACGTGCACAAGCGCCCCGACGAGATCGACCTGCGCTGGGTGCCGGGCGTGCTCTCCCGCAACGGCGAGATCGAGGAGACCGGCGTCGCGGCGGGGGTGCTCGGGCATCCGGCGACCGGCGTGGCATGGTTGGCGAACAAGGTCGCCCAGCACGGCGCGCGCCTGGAGGCGGGGGAGATCATCCTCGCCGGGTCGTTCACCCGACCGATGTGGGTGCACGCCGGCGACGAGGTGCGCTGCGACTACGGACCCATGGGAGTGATCACATGCCGCTTCGTCTGA
- the hpaD gene encoding 3,4-dihydroxyphenylacetate 2,3-dioxygenase — MTARSEMTRTSSGFFVSQESPIRTGDPIPTPSVPAPDILRCAYMELVVTDLVASRQFYVDILGLHVTEEDDEAIYLRSTEEFIHHNLVLRKGPVAAVAAFSYRVRSADDLDTAVAFYTELGCDVRRNPDGFVKGVGDAVRVVDPLGFPIEFFHATAHQERLSWRYDLHSPGELVRLDHFNQITPDVPRAVNFMQSLGFRVTEDIQDEEGTVYAAWMRRKPTVHDTAMTGGDGPRMHHVCFATHEKHNILAICDKLGALRRSDAIERGPGRHGVSNAFYLYLRDPDGHRVEVYTQDYYTGDPDNPVITWDVHDNQRRDWWGNPVVPSWYTEGSLVLDLDGQPQPVRARTDDSEMAVTIGADGFSYTRPDDEAPMPEYKQGEYKLGHQL, encoded by the coding sequence ATGACCGCTCGCAGTGAGATGACCCGCACCTCCTCCGGCTTCTTCGTGTCGCAGGAGTCGCCGATCCGCACCGGCGACCCGATCCCCACGCCGTCCGTCCCCGCGCCCGATATCCTGCGCTGCGCCTACATGGAGCTCGTCGTCACCGACCTCGTCGCGTCGCGGCAGTTCTACGTCGACATCCTGGGGCTGCACGTCACCGAGGAGGACGACGAGGCGATCTACCTCCGCTCGACCGAGGAGTTCATCCACCACAACCTCGTCCTGCGGAAGGGCCCGGTCGCCGCGGTCGCCGCGTTCTCCTACCGCGTGCGCTCGGCGGACGATCTCGACACGGCGGTCGCGTTCTACACCGAGCTCGGCTGCGATGTCCGCCGCAACCCCGACGGCTTCGTGAAGGGCGTCGGCGACGCGGTGCGCGTCGTCGATCCGCTCGGCTTCCCGATCGAGTTCTTCCACGCCACCGCGCACCAGGAGCGGCTCTCGTGGCGCTACGACCTCCACAGCCCCGGCGAGCTCGTGCGTCTGGACCACTTCAACCAGATCACGCCCGACGTGCCGCGCGCGGTGAACTTCATGCAGTCGCTCGGCTTCCGCGTCACCGAGGACATCCAGGACGAGGAGGGCACCGTCTACGCCGCGTGGATGCGGCGCAAACCCACCGTCCACGACACCGCGATGACCGGCGGCGACGGCCCCCGCATGCACCACGTGTGCTTCGCGACGCACGAGAAGCACAACATCCTCGCCATCTGCGACAAGCTCGGCGCGCTCCGCCGGTCGGATGCGATCGAGCGCGGTCCCGGTCGCCACGGCGTCAGCAACGCCTTCTACCTCTACCTGCGCGACCCCGACGGGCACCGCGTCGAGGTGTACACGCAGGACTACTACACCGGCGATCCCGACAACCCCGTCATCACGTGGGACGTGCACGACAACCAGCGCCGGGACTGGTGGGGCAACCCTGTCGTGCCGTCGTGGTACACCGAGGGCTCGCTCGTGCTCGACCTCGACGGGCAGCCGCAACCCGTCCGCGCGCGCACCGACGACTCGGAGATGGCCGTCACGATCGGCGCCGACGGGTTCTCGTACACGCGCCCGGACGACGAGGCCCCGATGCCCGAGTACAAGCAGGGCGAGTACAAGCTCGGCCACCAGCTCTAG
- the hpaE gene encoding 5-carboxymethyl-2-hydroxymuconate semialdehyde dehydrogenase: MSTTATTSARHVPADLPTRIQHYIDGAFVDSVDGGTFDVLDPVTNETYLQAAAGTAADIDRAVAAARRAFTDGPWPRMLPRERSRILHRIADIVESRDARLAELESFDSGLPITQALGQARRAAENFRFFADLIVAQSDDTFKVPGRQINYVNRKPIGVAGLITPWNTPFMLESWKLGPALATGNTVVLKPAEFTPLSASLWAGIFEEAGLPQGVFNLVNGLGEEAGDALVKHPDVPLISFTGESRTGQIIFANAAPHLKGLSMELGGKSPAIVFADADLDAAIDATIFGVFSLNGERCTAGSRILVERSVYDEFVERYAAQAKRVVVGDPQDPATEVGALVHPEHYDKVMSYIEIGKSEGRLVAGGGRPDGFPTGNYVAPTVFADVAPDARIFQEEIFGPVVAITPFDTEDEALTLANDTKYGLAAYVWTNDLTRAHNFAQAVEAGMVWLNSNNVRDLRTPFGGVKASGLGHEGGYRSIDFYTDQQAVHITLGKVHNPTFGKEA; the protein is encoded by the coding sequence ATGAGCACGACAGCGACGACGTCGGCCCGGCACGTGCCGGCCGATCTGCCCACGCGCATCCAGCACTACATCGACGGCGCGTTCGTCGATTCGGTCGACGGCGGCACGTTCGACGTGCTCGATCCCGTCACGAACGAGACGTACCTGCAGGCCGCCGCCGGCACCGCGGCCGACATCGACCGAGCCGTCGCCGCCGCGCGCCGGGCGTTCACCGACGGGCCGTGGCCGCGGATGCTGCCGCGCGAGCGCTCCCGGATCCTGCACCGCATCGCGGACATCGTCGAGTCCCGCGACGCGCGCCTGGCCGAGCTGGAGAGCTTCGACTCGGGCTTGCCCATCACCCAGGCGCTCGGACAGGCGCGGCGCGCCGCGGAGAACTTCCGCTTCTTCGCCGACCTGATCGTGGCGCAGTCTGACGACACCTTCAAGGTGCCCGGACGCCAGATCAACTACGTCAACCGCAAGCCGATCGGCGTCGCGGGCCTCATCACGCCGTGGAACACGCCGTTCATGCTCGAGTCGTGGAAGCTGGGCCCGGCCCTCGCGACCGGCAACACCGTCGTGCTCAAGCCCGCCGAGTTCACGCCGCTGTCGGCATCGCTGTGGGCGGGCATCTTCGAGGAGGCGGGACTGCCGCAAGGCGTGTTCAACCTCGTGAACGGACTCGGCGAGGAGGCGGGCGACGCGCTCGTGAAGCATCCCGACGTGCCGCTCATCTCGTTCACGGGCGAGAGCCGCACCGGGCAGATCATCTTCGCCAACGCCGCGCCGCACCTGAAGGGCCTGTCGATGGAGCTGGGCGGCAAGTCGCCCGCGATCGTGTTCGCCGACGCCGATCTCGACGCGGCGATCGACGCGACGATCTTCGGCGTCTTCTCCCTCAACGGCGAGCGCTGCACGGCGGGCAGCCGCATCCTCGTCGAGCGCTCCGTGTACGACGAGTTCGTCGAGCGCTATGCGGCGCAGGCCAAGCGCGTCGTCGTCGGCGACCCGCAGGACCCGGCGACCGAGGTCGGCGCCCTCGTGCACCCCGAGCACTACGACAAGGTGATGTCGTACATCGAGATCGGCAAGTCCGAGGGGCGTCTGGTCGCCGGCGGCGGCCGCCCCGACGGCTTCCCGACCGGCAACTACGTCGCGCCCACCGTCTTCGCCGACGTCGCCCCCGACGCGCGGATCTTCCAGGAGGAGATCTTCGGCCCGGTGGTCGCGATCACGCCGTTCGACACCGAGGACGAGGCGCTCACCCTCGCCAACGACACGAAGTACGGCCTCGCGGCGTACGTGTGGACGAACGACCTCACGCGCGCACACAACTTCGCCCAGGCCGTCGAGGCGGGCATGGTGTGGCTGAACTCCAATAACGTGCGGGACCTCCGCACGCCCTTCGGCGGGGTGAAGGCGTCGGGCCTCGGCCACGAGGGCGGGTACCGCTCGATCGACTTCTACACCGACCAGCAGGCCGTGCACATCACGCTCGGCAAGGTCCACAACCCCACGTTCGGCAAGGAGGCCTGA
- a CDS encoding GntR family transcriptional regulator, with amino-acid sequence MTLRQAQGPHRQAQGPGDTTLSKSQRAYRWIKERIASQEFTPGYRLVLGTIAGELDMSVVPVREAIRQLEAEGLVMFERNVGARVSMVDDSQYRFSMQSLSILEGAATALSARALTADDIRRARAVNDLMVETLDHFDPRAFTALNQEFHAILFERCANPRMLELVRAEWARLGHLRDSTFSFVPGRAAESVREHENILRLIETGAPLGEIEKASRRHRSATLDAYMIHEHPDEALGLPAF; translated from the coding sequence ATGACCCTTCGACAGGCTCAGGGACCCCATCGACAGGCTCAGGGACCGGGCGACACGACGCTGAGCAAGTCGCAGCGCGCCTACCGGTGGATCAAGGAGCGCATCGCGAGCCAGGAGTTCACCCCCGGGTACCGCCTGGTGCTCGGCACGATCGCCGGCGAGCTCGACATGAGCGTCGTACCCGTGCGCGAGGCGATCCGGCAGCTCGAGGCCGAGGGGCTCGTCATGTTCGAGCGCAATGTCGGCGCGCGCGTGTCGATGGTCGACGACTCGCAGTACCGCTTCAGCATGCAGAGCCTGAGCATCCTCGAGGGCGCCGCGACCGCGCTGTCGGCGCGCGCGCTCACGGCCGACGACATCCGTCGCGCCCGCGCCGTGAACGACCTCATGGTCGAGACGCTCGACCACTTCGACCCCCGCGCCTTCACCGCGCTGAACCAGGAGTTTCACGCGATCCTCTTCGAGCGGTGCGCGAATCCGCGCATGCTCGAGCTCGTCCGCGCCGAGTGGGCGCGGCTCGGCCACTTGCGCGACTCGACCTTCAGCTTCGTGCCGGGCCGAGCCGCCGAGTCCGTCCGCGAGCACGAGAACATCCTGCGGCTGATCGAGACCGGCGCGCCCCTCGGCGAGATCGAGAAGGCCTCCCGCCGGCACCGCTCCGCCACCCTCGACGCCTACATGATCCACGAGCACCCCGACGAGGCGCTCGGCCTCCCCGCGTTCTGA
- a CDS encoding fumarylacetoacetate hydrolase family protein, with translation MTSTDTTDPRFAVLGARPGKIVAVHLSYGSRADQRGRRPAAPSYFFKPSSSLAPSGADIERPAGTELLAFEGEIALVIGEPARRVSPDAAWSHVAAVTASNDFGLYDLRANDKGSNVRSKGGDGYTPIGPALIAADDVDPAAIRLRTWVNGDIAQDDTTAGLLFPLARIVADLSQHFTLETGDVILTGTPAGSTVVQPGDVVEVQVDAGGRSTGRLRTHVTQGSVPFDPALGSLPAADDTQRIEAYGSRELAGIGTGGTGLSPDLRARLERVPVAALSAQLRKRGLNDVTIDGVRPLHPGARLAGTARTLRFVPHREDLFAARGGGFNAQKRAFDAVGEGEVIVIEARGETGSGTLGDILALRAHARGAAGIVTDGGVRDADAVAAVGIPVFTAGPHPAVLGRRHVPWETDVAIGCGGTTVEPGDVIVGDGDGVIVVPRGIVDEVVDAALAQEDEDAWIADRVREGHPVDGLFPMNAAWRARYAAERGAR, from the coding sequence ATGACCTCGACCGACACGACCGACCCGCGGTTCGCCGTCCTCGGCGCGCGCCCGGGCAAGATCGTCGCCGTCCACCTGTCGTACGGCTCGCGCGCCGACCAGCGCGGCCGCCGGCCCGCGGCACCGTCGTACTTCTTCAAGCCCTCGAGCTCGCTCGCCCCCTCCGGAGCCGACATCGAGCGTCCCGCCGGCACGGAGCTGCTCGCCTTCGAGGGCGAGATCGCTCTCGTGATCGGCGAGCCGGCGCGACGCGTGAGCCCGGATGCGGCGTGGTCGCACGTCGCCGCCGTCACGGCCTCCAACGATTTCGGCCTGTACGACCTCCGCGCGAACGACAAGGGCTCCAACGTGCGCTCGAAGGGCGGCGACGGCTACACGCCGATCGGCCCCGCGCTCATCGCCGCCGACGACGTCGATCCCGCGGCCATCCGCCTGCGCACGTGGGTCAACGGCGACATCGCGCAGGACGACACGACGGCCGGACTCCTCTTCCCGCTCGCGCGGATCGTCGCCGACCTGTCGCAGCACTTCACGCTCGAGACGGGCGACGTGATCCTCACCGGCACCCCCGCCGGCTCGACCGTCGTGCAGCCGGGCGACGTGGTGGAGGTGCAGGTCGACGCGGGCGGCCGCTCGACCGGCCGGCTGCGCACGCACGTGACGCAGGGGTCCGTCCCGTTCGATCCCGCGCTCGGATCGCTCCCGGCCGCCGACGACACGCAGCGCATCGAGGCGTACGGGTCGCGCGAGCTCGCGGGCATCGGCACCGGTGGCACGGGCCTCTCCCCCGACTTGCGCGCGCGCCTGGAGCGTGTGCCCGTCGCCGCCCTCTCGGCCCAGCTGCGCAAACGGGGCCTGAACGACGTCACGATCGATGGCGTGCGCCCGCTGCATCCGGGCGCGAGGCTCGCCGGCACCGCCCGGACGCTGCGCTTCGTGCCCCACCGCGAAGACCTGTTCGCCGCCCGCGGCGGCGGGTTCAACGCGCAGAAGCGCGCGTTCGACGCCGTCGGCGAGGGCGAGGTCATCGTGATCGAGGCGCGCGGCGAGACCGGATCGGGCACCCTCGGCGACATCCTCGCGCTGCGGGCGCACGCACGCGGCGCGGCCGGCATCGTGACCGACGGCGGCGTCCGCGACGCCGACGCCGTGGCGGCCGTCGGCATTCCCGTGTTCACGGCCGGCCCGCACCCGGCGGTCCTCGGACGCCGGCACGTGCCGTGGGAGACCGATGTCGCGATCGGATGCGGCGGCACGACCGTCGAGCCGGGCGATGTCATCGTGGGCGACGGCGACGGCGTGATCGTCGTGCCGCGCGGCATCGTCGACGAGGTCGTCGACGCCGCCCTCGCCCAGGAGGACGAGGACGCGTGGATCGCCGACCGCGTGCGGGAGGGGCACCCGGTGGACGGCCTGTTCCCGATGAACGCCGCGTGGCGCGCGCGGTACGCGGCGGAGCGGGGTGCGCGATGA
- a CDS encoding thiamine pyrophosphate-binding protein gives MPTVSAHVAATLARHLDTVFGVMGNGNAYFLDALDRDTDAGFVAVRHEAAGVAAADAHYRASGRIAGATATYGAGFTNTLTALAEAVQARTPLVLIVGDEPTSGPRPWGVDQIALASAVGARTYTVGHRDAAATVVIAVEHARTYRLPVVLGIPYDVATREAGPLPALFEPVSVPEHPALSSFADARLDEIADALAAARRPLLLGGRGAWLAGAGPALGELAALTGALTATSALGRGLFPDPASDLGVAGGFGAPGAMALVREADVAVVFGASLNQFTMRFGELFAPGTRVFQVDLAPTATHPNVGGYVRADAAEAAVGLVRRLVERGAAPSGWAASVDVPAARRQEPGHGVGPDGRMDPRSAAERIAELLPDDRVVVSDGGHFLGWANMYWPVASPDRMIMVGTAYQSIGLGLPSMPGAAVARPDATIVLTTGDGGGLMALADLETATRVSGGRGIAVVWNDAQYGAEVLNYGAKGLAREPMLIPEIDFAALASGLGAEGVVVREVADLHALAAWMARPADARPFLLLDLRVSGAVVAPYWEEIARQ, from the coding sequence ATGCCCACCGTCTCCGCCCACGTCGCCGCGACCCTCGCCCGCCACCTCGACACCGTGTTCGGCGTCATGGGCAACGGCAACGCCTACTTCCTCGACGCCCTCGACCGCGACACCGACGCCGGCTTCGTCGCCGTGCGCCACGAGGCCGCCGGAGTGGCCGCCGCCGACGCCCACTACCGCGCGTCCGGGCGCATCGCCGGGGCCACCGCGACGTACGGAGCGGGGTTCACGAACACGCTGACAGCGCTCGCCGAGGCCGTGCAGGCGCGCACGCCGCTCGTCCTCATCGTCGGCGACGAGCCGACATCGGGCCCGCGCCCATGGGGCGTCGACCAGATCGCGCTCGCCTCCGCGGTCGGCGCACGCACCTACACCGTCGGGCACCGGGATGCGGCGGCCACCGTCGTCATCGCCGTCGAGCACGCGCGCACCTACCGCCTCCCCGTCGTGCTCGGCATCCCGTACGACGTCGCGACGCGGGAGGCGGGTCCCCTCCCGGCGCTGTTCGAGCCCGTGTCGGTGCCGGAGCATCCGGCCCTCTCCTCCTTCGCCGACGCGCGACTCGACGAGATCGCCGACGCGCTCGCCGCCGCGCGGCGCCCGCTGCTGCTGGGCGGCCGGGGGGCGTGGCTCGCCGGCGCCGGCCCCGCCCTCGGCGAGCTCGCCGCGCTCACCGGCGCGCTCACCGCGACCTCCGCGCTCGGTCGCGGCCTCTTCCCCGACCCCGCGAGCGACCTCGGCGTGGCCGGCGGGTTCGGCGCGCCGGGCGCGATGGCGCTCGTGCGCGAGGCCGATGTCGCCGTCGTCTTCGGGGCGTCGCTGAACCAGTTCACGATGCGCTTCGGCGAGCTGTTCGCGCCGGGCACGCGCGTGTTCCAGGTCGATCTCGCGCCCACCGCGACGCATCCGAACGTCGGCGGGTACGTCCGCGCCGACGCCGCCGAGGCGGCCGTCGGGCTCGTGCGGCGCCTCGTCGAGCGCGGCGCCGCGCCGTCGGGCTGGGCCGCCTCGGTCGACGTCCCCGCCGCGCGGCGGCAGGAGCCCGGGCACGGCGTCGGCCCCGACGGCCGCATGGACCCGCGCAGCGCCGCCGAGCGCATCGCCGAGCTCCTCCCCGACGACCGCGTGGTCGTCTCGGACGGCGGGCACTTCCTCGGCTGGGCGAACATGTACTGGCCCGTCGCCTCCCCCGACCGCATGATCATGGTCGGAACGGCCTACCAGTCGATCGGCCTGGGCCTGCCGAGCATGCCCGGCGCGGCCGTGGCCCGCCCCGACGCGACGATCGTGCTCACGACGGGCGACGGCGGCGGTCTCATGGCGCTCGCCGACCTCGAGACGGCGACCCGCGTCTCCGGCGGCCGCGGCATCGCGGTGGTGTGGAACGACGCGCAGTACGGGGCCGAGGTGCTCAACTACGGCGCGAAGGGGCTCGCGCGCGAGCCCATGCTCATCCCCGAGATCGACTTCGCGGCGCTGGCGTCGGGCCTCGGTGCGGAGGGCGTCGTGGTGCGCGAGGTCGCCGACCTGCACGCCCTCGCGGCGTGGATGGCCCGGCCCGCCGACGCGCGACCGTTCCTCCTCCTCGACCTGCGGGTCAGCGGCGCGGTCGTGGCACCGTACTGGGAGGAGATCGCGCGGCAGTAG
- a CDS encoding aldehyde dehydrogenase family protein, which translates to MSDPTPALADPGIDAEVSTAAADADDSALLARVQAPEGEGREIPDAATREVIGRAPVHTAADVDDAVARARAAQPAWDARGHDERSGLLMAAADRIEAHAEALARLLSREQGKPLDGPNARFEVGACAAWLRATAATALNPEVVVDDGEVHAELHYRALGVVAAVGPWNWPMMITVWQVAPALRMGNTVVVKPSEYTPLSVLALVDVINEVLPDDVLIAVSGDRDAGARLTAHPDVDKVMFTGSTATGRKIIESSAGNLARLTLELGGNDAGIVLPDVDPAAIAEGLFWGAFLNTGQTCAALKRLYVHDDVYDAVVEALAGYAAHVPMGRGLDEGTVLGPLQNKQQFDIVDRLVQDAKAAGGRVVLGGEPAADLGELFYRTTIVADVTDGVALVDEEQFGPALPVIRYSDVEDAIARANGLDVGLGASVWSRDREAARKVASRLQAGTVWINSHGGVHPLIPFGGVKGSGYGLEFGVEGLKALGVPQVING; encoded by the coding sequence ATGTCCGACCCCACCCCCGCCCTCGCCGATCCCGGGATCGACGCTGAGGTGTCGACCGCCGCGGCCGACGCCGACGACAGCGCCCTGCTCGCCCGCGTGCAGGCACCGGAGGGGGAGGGCCGCGAGATCCCAGATGCCGCGACCCGCGAGGTGATCGGACGCGCGCCCGTGCACACCGCCGCCGATGTCGACGACGCCGTCGCGCGTGCCCGTGCCGCGCAGCCGGCGTGGGATGCGCGCGGACACGACGAACGCAGCGGTCTGCTGATGGCCGCGGCCGACCGCATCGAGGCGCACGCCGAAGCGCTCGCGCGCCTGCTTTCGCGCGAGCAGGGCAAGCCCCTCGACGGCCCCAACGCCCGCTTCGAGGTGGGCGCGTGCGCCGCGTGGCTCCGCGCCACGGCGGCCACCGCGCTGAACCCCGAGGTCGTCGTGGACGACGGCGAGGTGCACGCCGAGCTCCACTACCGGGCGCTCGGCGTCGTCGCCGCGGTGGGCCCCTGGAACTGGCCCATGATGATCACCGTGTGGCAGGTCGCCCCCGCGCTGCGGATGGGCAACACCGTCGTGGTCAAGCCCAGCGAATACACCCCGCTCAGCGTGCTGGCCCTCGTCGACGTCATCAACGAGGTGCTGCCCGACGATGTGCTCATCGCCGTCTCCGGCGACCGCGATGCCGGCGCCCGCCTGACCGCCCACCCCGATGTCGACAAGGTCATGTTCACCGGCTCCACGGCCACGGGGCGGAAGATCATCGAGAGCTCCGCCGGCAACCTCGCCCGCCTGACGCTCGAGCTCGGCGGCAACGACGCCGGCATCGTGCTGCCCGACGTCGACCCCGCGGCCATCGCCGAGGGGCTGTTCTGGGGCGCGTTCCTCAACACCGGCCAGACGTGCGCCGCGCTCAAGCGCCTGTATGTGCACGACGACGTCTACGACGCCGTGGTCGAGGCGCTGGCGGGGTACGCCGCGCACGTCCCGATGGGACGCGGCCTCGACGAGGGCACGGTGCTCGGACCGCTGCAGAACAAGCAGCAGTTCGACATCGTCGACCGTCTCGTCCAGGATGCCAAGGCCGCCGGCGGACGCGTCGTGCTCGGCGGCGAGCCGGCCGCCGACCTCGGCGAGCTGTTCTACCGCACGACGATCGTCGCCGACGTCACCGACGGCGTCGCCCTCGTCGATGAGGAGCAGTTCGGCCCGGCGCTCCCCGTCATCCGATACAGCGACGTCGAGGATGCCATCGCCCGGGCGAACGGCCTCGACGTCGGCCTTGGCGCCTCGGTGTGGTCGCGCGACCGCGAGGCCGCGCGCAAAGTGGCGTCGCGCCTGCAGGCCGGCACGGTGTGGATCAACTCGCACGGCGGTGTGCACCCGCTCATTCCGTTCGGGGGCGTGAAGGGCTCGGGCTACGGCCTCGAGTTCGGCGTCGAGGGGCTGAAGGCCCTCGGCGTCCCCCAGGTGATCAACGGCTGA